TCGTTTCTTTTGTTTCTATAAGTTGATTATTATAACTAGTTAAAGCCCTTGATATCACCTTTAATTCATTTTTATTAAACATTACTTAACCCTCCTAATTGTATTTTTATCTAGCCATCTATCTAAAAATTCTTTCTTATAAATGTAATTAGAGCCATTCCTAACATGGTCTATTTCACCTATTCTAGTCATTCTTAAAATTGTGTCATAGCCAATGCTAAGATAATCGGCCGCTTCTTTTGCATTAAATACATTTTTATTAAAATTGTAGATGTTATTATTTAGTTCTTTTATTTCTTTAATCAAGTCATTTAATAAAGTTTCTTGCATAGTGCATCCCTCCTTTTAACTTGTCCCCCTATGTGGTAAAATTTAGTTAGGCGGAGCATTTAAGACAAAAGTTTTTCTGTCCAAATCGCCTTATGTCCATAATCAATAATTATTTTTATTTTCTGGGGAGAAGTTGTTTCTGGAATTGCTTCTAGAACTTCTTCTTCAGCTTTCCTTAGTAATTTTTTTAATTGTTCTTTTTTCATATTTTATACCTCCCTAGTGATTCCTCCTTATTAACAATACAAATCCCAAAGTTCATCTTCATCTATATCTAACTTTTGCAATAACAAATTTACTAAAACTTTAAGCTCTATAAATTCTTCCTCTTTGGTTGGAAACCTATTAACCATCAGCCCTTCATTAGTATGATTAACTGCGTAAACTCGTTTCGTTTCATCTTCCAGATATATGACCTTTTGAACCTCATCAATATCAACGACCTTAGCCCCTAATAATTTTTCTCTAAACTCCTTAATATCTCTCATCTTTATTCCTCCTTATTTCAATTCCAGTAACCTATCTACTTCAAGCCCTAACTTAGTCGCCCATGCTCTAGCTATCCTTTCTATCTCTTGCAATTCTTTTTGACTTGCTTTATCCAAGTGACTTTTCTTACCTTCCCTAGCTTTTAGATTTATTCCTAATTGGTAGTTAACCTTCCTATAAAATTCAGACCATGCCATGCCAAAATTATTATTAAAATTTCTTACTGCTATATTTCGTATTAAGATGTTTATTATCTGCCTACTATCTTTTATAGTTGTAGCTGTAGTTACTAAGTTTTTGTTTTCTGTTTCTAACTCTTTTATTCTCTTGTTTTTTAAGTTGAATAGCTTAGCATTTATAATTGACACTTCATTCCAGTCACCTTCGTATTCTGCTGATGCCTTGTCTATAATTAACTGTTGTTCTAAATTTAATTCTTTATTTATGTTTTCTATTACATTTTCTTTTCCTTGTTCTGCATCGTGGTATACATTTAATAGTAAGGTTCTTACTTCTTTTGCTACTTCGCTATCTCTTAATAACATCCCAATTCTTAAGACTGCTCTCTTAGGGTATAGTGTATTTTTTGTGTAGGAAATCAATGTATCTTTTATTAAAAATCCACCTGAATTAGTTTCGGTTGGCGACATCTTGTCTCCAAGCCCAATTTCATTCATTAACTTTTTACCATACCCTGTTTTAACCCCATCTTCTATAAGCTCAATTCTATTTCTTGTAAATACTTTATTTATGGCTTTTCTATCCACTTCATAAAACTCTGCTACTTGATTCGTAATCATATACTCTGTTCCTGCCAATGTGTTTAACTCTTTTACTTTTTCTAAGACGTCAACTCTTTCAATGTATTTATCCCTTTGTTCCTTTCCACCTTCGATTATCTTTAATTCATCTTTGTTAAACATTACTTAACCCTCCTTTTAATTATTTTGGTTACTTTGAGTGTCATTTTGACCTATAAAAAATATATCTTCTACAGGGACACCATAATAACTTGCTATTTTAACCTTAACTTCATCCCTAGGAACTCTTTCCCCTAACTCATAAGCAACTACAGAAGAATAGCTGATTCCAAGCTCTACAGCTACTTCCTCCCTAGGCTTGTCCCCTCTTAATTCCTTTAATTTTTGTGCCATTTTTTCTCTATTCATCAACCTCACCTCCTGTATATATAATACTACCATAATTTACTTAGAGTGTCAACACTAAAAGTAAAAATAGTTCTTGTATTTTGTTTACTTTTAGTGTATACTATAGGTAGGAACTTAAAAGAGGAGGTGAAAAAAGGTGAGCAAAATTGGTAATATGATAAAATCTCTAAGGATAAG
This window of the Tissierellales bacterium genome carries:
- a CDS encoding excisionase family DNA-binding protein, producing the protein MQETLLNDLIKEIKELNNNIYNFNKNVFNAKEAADYLSIGYDTILRMTRIGEIDHVRNGSNYIYKKEFLDRWLDKNTIRRVK
- a CDS encoding helix-turn-helix transcriptional regulator, which codes for MNREKMAQKLKELRGDKPREEVAVELGISYSSVVAYELGERVPRDEVKVKIASYYGVPVEDIFFIGQNDTQSNQNN